Proteins found in one Triticum urartu cultivar G1812 chromosome 4, Tu2.1, whole genome shotgun sequence genomic segment:
- the LOC125552233 gene encoding mitochondrial substrate carrier family protein V-like — MQTEASVGMAAATVDGAAAVAARRYSTQQPQPQPQQHHNQPKLGTTLHLLAGGVAGAVSKTCTAPLARLTILFQVQGMHSDVATMRNTSIWREASRIVYEEGLRAFWKGNLVTIAHRLPYSSISFYTYERYKNWLQMIPGLDSNGGLGADVGVRMVGGGLSGITAASLTYPLDLVRTRLAAQTNTAYYRGISHALFAICRDEGPRGLYKGLGPTLLGVGPSIAISFSVYETLRSHWLLERPCDSPIFISLACGSLSGVASSTFTFPLDLVRRRKQLEGAAGRANVYKTGLVGTFGHIIQTEGYRGLYRGILPEYCKVVPSVGLIFMTYETLKSMFTEGASDE; from the exons ATGCAGACGGAGGCGAGCGTGGGGATGGCCGCCGCGACCgtggacggcgccgccgccgtcgccgcgcgGAGGTACTCGACGCAGCAGCCGCAGCCGCAGCCGCAGCAGCACCACAACCAGCCCAAGCTTGGGACGACGCTCCACCTCCTCGCCGGCGGCGTCGCCGGCGCCGTCAGCAAGACCTGCACCGCGCCGCTCGCCCGCCTCACCATCCTGTTTCAG GTGCAAGGAATGCACTCAGATGTGGCTACGATGCGCAACACTAGTATATGGCGTGAAGCGTCCCGCATTGTCTATGAAGAAGGGCTACGAGCCTTCTGGAAAGGAAATCTTGTAACTATTGCACATCGGTTGCcttactcctcgattagtttctATACATATGAGAGATATAAGAAT TGGCTTCAGATGATACCTGGTCTCGACAGTAATGGTGGATTGGGTGCCGATGTTGGTGTCAGAATGGTAGGCGGTGGCTTGTCTGGGATAACTGCAGCTTCTTTGACATATCCACTGGACTTGGTACGGACACGTCTGGCTGCTCAG ACGAACACAGCCTACTACAGGGGCATATCCCATGCTCTTTTTGCGATCTGCAGAGATGAGGGTCCCAGGGGGTTGTACAAGGGTCTTGGTCCCACTTTACTG GGTGTAGGCCCCAGTATAGCAATAAGCTTCTCAGTTTATGAAACTCTGCGTTCACATTGGCTACTAGAGCG GCCATGTGATTCCCCTATCTTTATCAGTTTGGCTTGTGGAAGCCTTTCGGGAGTTGCATCATCAACTT TTACATTTCCATTGGATCTTGTAAGACGCCGCAAGCAGTTGGAAGGTGCAGCTGGGAGGGCCAATGTCTACAAGACAGGACTTGTTGGAACGTTTGGGCATATTATTCAGACAGAAGGTTATAGAGGATTGTATAGAGGGATCTTGCCTGAGTACTGCAAAGTGGTTCCCAGCGTCGGCCTCATTTTTATGACATACGAGACACTGAAGTCCATGTTCACAGAAGGGGCATCAGATGAATAG
- the LOC125552232 gene encoding protein DA1-related 2: MAYPSRAAYNQCGHERRSSFMKWLCNFLKGTKPVESNHRRRPRVTAGEESSLWQQEPVRPKREDPPRHDNEELDRQIALSLAEEAKRTKERNHNKGENDEDLAKAMQDSLNMNPYMPHNPYAPSQALPRGQRVCGGCKHEVGHGHYLSCMGMYWHPQCFRCSSCTHPIRETEFTLLGAEPYHKLCYKELHHPKCDVCLQFIATNRTGLIEYRAHPFWGQKYCPSHELDRTPRCCSCEKMEPRNTKYMSLGDGRSLCMECLDSAVMDTGECQPLYHSIRDYYEGMNMKLDQQIPMLLVERQALNEAMEGECKGPHHMPETRGLCLSEEQTVSSILRRPRIGGHRLLDMRTQPQKLTRRCEVTAILVLYGLPRLLTGSILAHELMHGWLRLKGYRNLSPEVEEGICQVMSYLWLESEILPASTRHTQPSTSYASSSSSSSYRPPSSKKGGISHTEKKLGEFFMHQIANDTSTAYGDGFRTAYKAVNKYGLRQTLNHIRLTGGFPV; this comes from the exons ATGGCCTACCCCTCGAGGGCTGCTTATAATCAGTGTGGCCACG AAAGAAGATCCAGCTTCATGAAGTGGCTCTGCAATTTCCTCAAGGGGACGAAGCCCGTGGAGTCGAACCACCGGCGGCGGCCTCGGGTGACCGCAGGAGAAGAGAGCTCGCTCTGGCAACAAGAACCGGTCAGGCCAAAG AGGGAGGATCCACCTAGACATGACAATGAAGAATTGGACCGTCAGATTGCACTCTCTCTCGCAGAGGAAGCCAAACGTACTAAAG AGCGAAACCATAACAAGGGAGAGAACGATGAAGACCTGGCCAAGGCAATGCAGGACAGTCTGAACATGAATCCTTACATGCCACACAATCCCTATGCCCCCTCCCAGGCCTTGCCTAGAGGGCAAAG GGTCTGTGGTGGCTGCAAGCATGAGGTAGGACATGGCCATTACTTGAGCTGCATGGGAATGTACTGGCATCCTCAATGCTTCCGTTGCTCTTCCTGCACACACCCTATCCGCGAGACCGAG TTCACCTTGCTAGGCGCAGAGCCATACCACAAGTTGTGCTACAAGGAGCTACACCACCCGAAATGTGATGTCTGCCTTCAATTT ATTGCGACGAACAGGACGGGCTTGATAGAGTACAGAGCCCATCCATTCTGGGGCCAGAAGTATTGCCCCTCACATGAGCTTGACCGCACACCTCGTTGCTGTAGCTGCGAGAAAATGGAG CCAAGGAACACAAAATATATGTCGCTGGGAGACGGGCGCAGTTTGTGCATGGAATGCCTGGATTCTGCGGTCATGGACACGGGTGAATGCCAGCCCCTGTACCACTCCATCAGAGACTACTACGAAGGGATGAACATGAAACTCGACCAGCAGATACCCATGCTCCTGGTTGAGCGGCAAGCGCTCAACGAAGCAATGGAAGGGGAGTGCAAA GGTCCTCACCACATGCCTGAAACAAGAGGCCTATGTCTGTCGGAAGAGCAGACTGTGAGCAGT ATACTTAGAAGGCCCAGGATTGGTGGACATAGGTTACTAGATATGAGAACCCAGCCACAAAAGCTGACTCGCAGATGTGAGGTCACTGCAATTCTTGTCTTGTATGGACTCCCCAG GCTACTAACTGGCTCCATCCTTGCCCATGAATTGATGCACGGGTGGTTGCGCCTCAAAG GTTACCGAAACCTAAGCCCAGAGGTTGAGGAGGGTATATGCCAAGTCATGTCTTACTTGTGGCTCGAGTCGGAGATTCTTCCAGCTTCTACAAGACACACTCAACCTTCAACCTCTTATGCTTCATCCTCGTCGTCTTCCTCATATCGACCACCATCATCCAAGAAGGGTGGCATATCTCACACCGAGAAGAAGCTTGGCGAGTTCTTCATGCATCAGATTGCCAATGACACCTCAACAGCATATGGTGACGGATTCAGAACTGCCTATAAAGCTGTCAACAAGTATGGCCTTCGCCAGACACTGAACCATATACGTTTAACTGGAGGTTTTCCTGTGTAA